In Cicer arietinum cultivar CDC Frontier isolate Library 1 chromosome 7, Cicar.CDCFrontier_v2.0, whole genome shotgun sequence, a single window of DNA contains:
- the LOC101503326 gene encoding villin-4-like isoform X3 encodes MGVSMRDLDPALKGAGQKDGLEIWRIENFNPVPIPQSSYGKFFTGDSYVILKDEAGVAAIKTVELDAVLGGRAVQYREVQGHETEKFLSYFKPCIIPQEGGAASGFKHVEAEEHKTRLFVCKGKHVVNVKEVPFARSTLNHDDIFILDTESKIFQFNGSNSSIQERAKALEVVQYIKDTYHDGKCEVASIEDGKLMADSESGEFWGLFGGFAPLPRKTVSDDDKPVASHPPKLLCVEDGKEKPIETDSLTKELLDTNKCYILDCGLEVFVWTGRNTSLDERKSASGASDELVRSTNRPKSQIIRVIEGFETVMFRSKFDSWPQTTNVTMSEDGRGKVAALLKRQGLDVKGLLKADPVKEEPQPYIDCTGHLQVWRVNGQEKNLLAATDQSKFYSGDCYIFQYSYPGEDREEHLIGTWIGKNSVEGERASALTLARKMVESMKFLPSMARIYEGSEPIQFHSILQSFIVYKGGLSDAYKNYTAEKEIPDETYSENSVALFRIQGSGPENMQAIQVDSIASSLNSSHCYILHSESTVFTWSGNLTTSDDQELVERMLDLIKPDLQCKPQREGAESEQFWELLGGKSEYPTQKIARDGENDPHLFSCNFSEGNLKVTEIHNFSQDDLMTEDIFVLDCHSEIFVWVGQQVDPKSRMQALPIGEKFLESDFLLETLSHVAPIYIVMEGSEPPFFTRFFKWDSAKSAMLGNSFQRKLAIMKNGGTAPLVKPKRRASVSYGGRSSGLPEKSQRSRSMSVSPDRVRVRGRSPAFNALAATFESSNVRNLSTPPPMIRKLYPKSMTPDSATLAPKSSAISSLTSTFERPSARDNLIPRSLKGSTDTAKSNPERNSDTENSTSSREESNTIQEDGEAEDVEDLPVYPYERVNTASTDPMPGIDVTKREAYLSPDEFKERLKMAKNEFYKLPRWKQNKLKMAVQLF; translated from the exons ATGGGTGTTTCTATGAGAGATTTGGATCCTGCATTGAAGGGAGCTGGACAAAAAGA TGGACTTGAAATATGGCGAATTGAGAATTTTAATCCAGTTCCTATCCCTCAGTCTTCTTATGGAAAGTTTTTCACCGGAGATTCATATGTGATCTTGAAG GATGAAGCTGGTGTTGCAGCCATCAAAACAGTCGAATTGGATGCAGTTCTAGGAGGACGTGCTGTTCAGTATCGTGAAGTGCAGGGTCATGAAACGGAGAAGTTCCTGTCTTATTTCAAACCATGTATTATACCACAAGAAGGTGGAGCTGCCTCTGGTTTTAAGCATGTTGAAGCCGAAGAACATAAGACACGGTTGTTTGTATGCAAAGGGAAACATGTTGTAAATGTCAAAGAG GTTCCTTTTGCTCGATCTACGCTCAACCATGATGATATTTTTATTCTGGATACCGAGTCAAAAATCTTCCAATTTAATGGTTCCAACTCATCTATTCAAGAAAGGGCTAAAGCATTGGAAGTTGTACAATATATTAAGGATACTTACCATGATGGCAAATGTGAAGTGGCTTCTATTG AGGATGGAAAGCTGATGGCAGATTCTGAATCTGGAGAATTCTGGGGTTTGTTTGGTGGCTTTGCTCCTCTTCCACGAAAAACAGTCAGTGATGATGATAAGCCAGTTGCTTCTCATCCTCCAAAGTTGCTTTG TGTTGAAGATGGGAAGGAAAAGCCTATTGAAACTGATTCTTTGACAAAGGAATTACTGGATACCAACAAATGCTATATTTTAGATTGTGGGTTGGAGGTGTTTGTTTGGACGGGAAGAAACACATCCCTTGATGAAAGAAAAAGCGCAAGTGGAGCTTCAGAT GAACTAGTCCGTAGCACCAATAGACCAAAATCCCAGATAATCCGCGTAATTGAAGGATTTGAGACAGTGATGTTCAGGTCCAAATTTGATTCTTGGCCTCAGACAACTAATGTAACAATGTCTGAAGATGGTCGTGGCAAGGTAGCAG CACTTCTTAAACGTCAAGGATTGGATGTCAAGGGCCTCTTGAAAGCTGATCCAGTAAAAGAAGAACCTCAACCCTACATAGATTGCACAGGACATTTACAG GTTTGGCGTGTGAATGGTCAAGAAAAGAATCTTCTTGCAGCCACTGACCAGTCAAAGTTTTATAGCGGAGATTGCTACATCTTTCAGTATTCATACCCTGGAGAAGATAGGGAGGAACATCTTATAGGAACATGGATTGGAAAGAACAGTGTTGAG GGAGAAAGAGCTTCAGCTCTTACACTAGCAAGAAAAATGGTTGAGTCGATGAAGTTTCTCCCATccatg GCTCGTATTTATGAAGGCAGTGAACCAATTCAATTTCATTCCATTCTCCAAAGCTTTATTGTTTATAAG GGCGGACTTAGTGATGCATACAAGAATTACACCGCGGAGAAGGAAATTCCAGATGAGACTTACAGTGAGAACAGTGTTGCATTATTCCGCATCCAGGGCTCAGGACCAGAAAATATGCAAGCTATACAAGTTGACTCA ATCGCATCCTCCTTGAATTCCTCTCATTGCTACATACTTCATAGTGAGTCCACTGTTTTTACTTGGTCTGGAAACCTTACAACTTCAGATGACCAGGAACTCGTTGAGAGAATGCTGGATTTGATAAAG CCGGATTTACAATGCAAACCACAAAGGGAAGGTGCAGAATCTGAACAGTTTTGGGAATTGTTAGGAGGAAAATCAGAATATCCCACTCAAAAGATTGCGAGGGATGGTGAAAATGATCCTCACCTATTTTCTTGCAATTTCTCAGAAG GAAATTTAAAG GTGACAGAGATACACAACTTTTCCCAGGATGATTTGATGACAGAAGATATCTTTGTCTTAGATTGTCACTCTGAAATCTTTGTATGGGTCGGCCAGCAGGTTGACCCGAAAAGTAGAATGCAGGCTCTACCAATTGGTGAG AAATTTCTTGAGAGTGATTTTCTTCTAGAAACATTATCTCATGTTGCTCCGATATATATTGTCATGGAAGGAAGTGAGCCGCCTTTCTTCACTCGCTTCTTTAAATGGGATTCTGCAAAATCTGCA ATGCTGGGAAACTCATTTCAAAGAAAGCTTGCAATCATGAAAAATGGGGGCACTGCACCTTTGGTT AAACCCAAAAGAAGAGCATCTGTATCTTATGGGGGAAGGTCTAGTGGTCTGCCAGAGAAATCTCAGCGCTCCCGCAGTATGTCTGTTAGTCCTGACCGTGTTCGTGTGAGAGGAAGATCTCCAGCCTTCAATGCATTGGCAGCTACTTTCGAGAGCTCAAATGTTAGAAACCTTTCAACTCCACCCCCAATGATTAGAAAACTGTATCCAAAATCTATGACACCAGATTCAGCAACACTTGCACCTAAATCTTCAGCCATATCTAGCCTTACGTCCACTTTTGAACGACCATCAGCACGAGATAATTTGATTCCTCGGTCACTTAAAG GGAGTACAGATACCGCCAAATCGAACCCAGAGAGAAATAGCGACACGGAGAATTCTACAAGCAGCAGAGAAGAATCTAATACTATACAGGAAGATGGTGAAGCTGAAGATGTTGAAGATCTTCCAGTTTACCCATATGAACGTGTTAACACCGCTTCTACAGATCCTATGCCTGGCATTGACGTGACTAAACGAGAG GCTTATCTGTCACCTGATGAGTTCAAAGAGAGACTGAAGATGGCTAAGAATGAGTTTTACAAGTTGCcaagatggaaacaaaacaaactcaagatgGCTGTTCAGCTATTCTGA
- the LOC101503326 gene encoding villin-4-like isoform X2, which translates to MGVSMRDLDPALKGAGQKDGLEIWRIENFNPVPIPQSSYGKFFTGDSYVILKTTASKSGALRHDIHYWLGKDTTQDEAGVAAIKTVELDAVLGGRAVQYREVQGHETEKFLSYFKPCIIPQEGGAASGFKHVEAEEHKTRLFVCKGKHVVNVKEVPFARSTLNHDDIFILDTESKIFQFNGSNSSIQERAKALEVVQYIKDTYHDGKCEVASIEDGKLMADSESGEFWGLFGGFAPLPRKTVSDDDKPVASHPPKLLCVEDGKEKPIETDSLTKELLDTNKCYILDCGLEVFVWTGRNTSLDERKSASGASDELVRSTNRPKSQIIRVIEGFETVMFRSKFDSWPQTTNVTMSEDGRGKVAALLKRQGLDVKGLLKADPVKEEPQPYIDCTGHLQVWRVNGQEKNLLAATDQSKFYSGDCYIFQYSYPGEDREEHLIGTWIGKNSVEGERASALTLARKMVESMKFLPSMARIYEGSEPIQFHSILQSFIVYKGGLSDAYKNYTAEKEIPDETYSENSVALFRIQGSGPENMQAIQVDSIASSLNSSHCYILHSESTVFTWSGNLTTSDDQELVERMLDLIKPDLQCKPQREGAESEQFWELLGGKSEYPTQKIARDGENDPHLFSCNFSEGNLKVTEIHNFSQDDLMTEDIFVLDCHSEIFVWVGQQVDPKSRMQALPIGEKFLESDFLLETLSHVAPIYIVMEGSEPPFFTRFFKWDSAKSAMLGNSFQRKLAIMKNGGTAPLVKPKRRASVSYGGRSSGLPEKSQRSRSMSVSPDRVRVRGRSPAFNALAATFESSNVRNLSTPPPMIRKLYPKSMTPDSATLAPKSSAISSLTSTFERPSARDNLIPRSLKDTAKSNPERNSDTENSTSSREESNTIQEDGEAEDVEDLPVYPYERVNTASTDPMPGIDVTKREAYLSPDEFKERLKMAKNEFYKLPRWKQNKLKMAVQLF; encoded by the exons ATGGGTGTTTCTATGAGAGATTTGGATCCTGCATTGAAGGGAGCTGGACAAAAAGA TGGACTTGAAATATGGCGAATTGAGAATTTTAATCCAGTTCCTATCCCTCAGTCTTCTTATGGAAAGTTTTTCACCGGAGATTCATATGTGATCTTGAAG ACAACGGCATCAAAAAGTGGTGCTCTGCGCCATGACATTCATTATTGGCTTGGTAAAGACACCACTCAG GATGAAGCTGGTGTTGCAGCCATCAAAACAGTCGAATTGGATGCAGTTCTAGGAGGACGTGCTGTTCAGTATCGTGAAGTGCAGGGTCATGAAACGGAGAAGTTCCTGTCTTATTTCAAACCATGTATTATACCACAAGAAGGTGGAGCTGCCTCTGGTTTTAAGCATGTTGAAGCCGAAGAACATAAGACACGGTTGTTTGTATGCAAAGGGAAACATGTTGTAAATGTCAAAGAG GTTCCTTTTGCTCGATCTACGCTCAACCATGATGATATTTTTATTCTGGATACCGAGTCAAAAATCTTCCAATTTAATGGTTCCAACTCATCTATTCAAGAAAGGGCTAAAGCATTGGAAGTTGTACAATATATTAAGGATACTTACCATGATGGCAAATGTGAAGTGGCTTCTATTG AGGATGGAAAGCTGATGGCAGATTCTGAATCTGGAGAATTCTGGGGTTTGTTTGGTGGCTTTGCTCCTCTTCCACGAAAAACAGTCAGTGATGATGATAAGCCAGTTGCTTCTCATCCTCCAAAGTTGCTTTG TGTTGAAGATGGGAAGGAAAAGCCTATTGAAACTGATTCTTTGACAAAGGAATTACTGGATACCAACAAATGCTATATTTTAGATTGTGGGTTGGAGGTGTTTGTTTGGACGGGAAGAAACACATCCCTTGATGAAAGAAAAAGCGCAAGTGGAGCTTCAGAT GAACTAGTCCGTAGCACCAATAGACCAAAATCCCAGATAATCCGCGTAATTGAAGGATTTGAGACAGTGATGTTCAGGTCCAAATTTGATTCTTGGCCTCAGACAACTAATGTAACAATGTCTGAAGATGGTCGTGGCAAGGTAGCAG CACTTCTTAAACGTCAAGGATTGGATGTCAAGGGCCTCTTGAAAGCTGATCCAGTAAAAGAAGAACCTCAACCCTACATAGATTGCACAGGACATTTACAG GTTTGGCGTGTGAATGGTCAAGAAAAGAATCTTCTTGCAGCCACTGACCAGTCAAAGTTTTATAGCGGAGATTGCTACATCTTTCAGTATTCATACCCTGGAGAAGATAGGGAGGAACATCTTATAGGAACATGGATTGGAAAGAACAGTGTTGAG GGAGAAAGAGCTTCAGCTCTTACACTAGCAAGAAAAATGGTTGAGTCGATGAAGTTTCTCCCATccatg GCTCGTATTTATGAAGGCAGTGAACCAATTCAATTTCATTCCATTCTCCAAAGCTTTATTGTTTATAAG GGCGGACTTAGTGATGCATACAAGAATTACACCGCGGAGAAGGAAATTCCAGATGAGACTTACAGTGAGAACAGTGTTGCATTATTCCGCATCCAGGGCTCAGGACCAGAAAATATGCAAGCTATACAAGTTGACTCA ATCGCATCCTCCTTGAATTCCTCTCATTGCTACATACTTCATAGTGAGTCCACTGTTTTTACTTGGTCTGGAAACCTTACAACTTCAGATGACCAGGAACTCGTTGAGAGAATGCTGGATTTGATAAAG CCGGATTTACAATGCAAACCACAAAGGGAAGGTGCAGAATCTGAACAGTTTTGGGAATTGTTAGGAGGAAAATCAGAATATCCCACTCAAAAGATTGCGAGGGATGGTGAAAATGATCCTCACCTATTTTCTTGCAATTTCTCAGAAG GAAATTTAAAG GTGACAGAGATACACAACTTTTCCCAGGATGATTTGATGACAGAAGATATCTTTGTCTTAGATTGTCACTCTGAAATCTTTGTATGGGTCGGCCAGCAGGTTGACCCGAAAAGTAGAATGCAGGCTCTACCAATTGGTGAG AAATTTCTTGAGAGTGATTTTCTTCTAGAAACATTATCTCATGTTGCTCCGATATATATTGTCATGGAAGGAAGTGAGCCGCCTTTCTTCACTCGCTTCTTTAAATGGGATTCTGCAAAATCTGCA ATGCTGGGAAACTCATTTCAAAGAAAGCTTGCAATCATGAAAAATGGGGGCACTGCACCTTTGGTT AAACCCAAAAGAAGAGCATCTGTATCTTATGGGGGAAGGTCTAGTGGTCTGCCAGAGAAATCTCAGCGCTCCCGCAGTATGTCTGTTAGTCCTGACCGTGTTCGTGTGAGAGGAAGATCTCCAGCCTTCAATGCATTGGCAGCTACTTTCGAGAGCTCAAATGTTAGAAACCTTTCAACTCCACCCCCAATGATTAGAAAACTGTATCCAAAATCTATGACACCAGATTCAGCAACACTTGCACCTAAATCTTCAGCCATATCTAGCCTTACGTCCACTTTTGAACGACCATCAGCACGAGATAATTTGATTCCTCGGTCACTTAAAG ATACCGCCAAATCGAACCCAGAGAGAAATAGCGACACGGAGAATTCTACAAGCAGCAGAGAAGAATCTAATACTATACAGGAAGATGGTGAAGCTGAAGATGTTGAAGATCTTCCAGTTTACCCATATGAACGTGTTAACACCGCTTCTACAGATCCTATGCCTGGCATTGACGTGACTAAACGAGAG GCTTATCTGTCACCTGATGAGTTCAAAGAGAGACTGAAGATGGCTAAGAATGAGTTTTACAAGTTGCcaagatggaaacaaaacaaactcaagatgGCTGTTCAGCTATTCTGA
- the LOC101503326 gene encoding villin-4-like isoform X1, which produces MGVSMRDLDPALKGAGQKDGLEIWRIENFNPVPIPQSSYGKFFTGDSYVILKTTASKSGALRHDIHYWLGKDTTQDEAGVAAIKTVELDAVLGGRAVQYREVQGHETEKFLSYFKPCIIPQEGGAASGFKHVEAEEHKTRLFVCKGKHVVNVKEVPFARSTLNHDDIFILDTESKIFQFNGSNSSIQERAKALEVVQYIKDTYHDGKCEVASIEDGKLMADSESGEFWGLFGGFAPLPRKTVSDDDKPVASHPPKLLCVEDGKEKPIETDSLTKELLDTNKCYILDCGLEVFVWTGRNTSLDERKSASGASDELVRSTNRPKSQIIRVIEGFETVMFRSKFDSWPQTTNVTMSEDGRGKVAALLKRQGLDVKGLLKADPVKEEPQPYIDCTGHLQVWRVNGQEKNLLAATDQSKFYSGDCYIFQYSYPGEDREEHLIGTWIGKNSVEGERASALTLARKMVESMKFLPSMARIYEGSEPIQFHSILQSFIVYKGGLSDAYKNYTAEKEIPDETYSENSVALFRIQGSGPENMQAIQVDSIASSLNSSHCYILHSESTVFTWSGNLTTSDDQELVERMLDLIKPDLQCKPQREGAESEQFWELLGGKSEYPTQKIARDGENDPHLFSCNFSEGNLKVTEIHNFSQDDLMTEDIFVLDCHSEIFVWVGQQVDPKSRMQALPIGEKFLESDFLLETLSHVAPIYIVMEGSEPPFFTRFFKWDSAKSAMLGNSFQRKLAIMKNGGTAPLVKPKRRASVSYGGRSSGLPEKSQRSRSMSVSPDRVRVRGRSPAFNALAATFESSNVRNLSTPPPMIRKLYPKSMTPDSATLAPKSSAISSLTSTFERPSARDNLIPRSLKGSTDTAKSNPERNSDTENSTSSREESNTIQEDGEAEDVEDLPVYPYERVNTASTDPMPGIDVTKREAYLSPDEFKERLKMAKNEFYKLPRWKQNKLKMAVQLF; this is translated from the exons ATGGGTGTTTCTATGAGAGATTTGGATCCTGCATTGAAGGGAGCTGGACAAAAAGA TGGACTTGAAATATGGCGAATTGAGAATTTTAATCCAGTTCCTATCCCTCAGTCTTCTTATGGAAAGTTTTTCACCGGAGATTCATATGTGATCTTGAAG ACAACGGCATCAAAAAGTGGTGCTCTGCGCCATGACATTCATTATTGGCTTGGTAAAGACACCACTCAG GATGAAGCTGGTGTTGCAGCCATCAAAACAGTCGAATTGGATGCAGTTCTAGGAGGACGTGCTGTTCAGTATCGTGAAGTGCAGGGTCATGAAACGGAGAAGTTCCTGTCTTATTTCAAACCATGTATTATACCACAAGAAGGTGGAGCTGCCTCTGGTTTTAAGCATGTTGAAGCCGAAGAACATAAGACACGGTTGTTTGTATGCAAAGGGAAACATGTTGTAAATGTCAAAGAG GTTCCTTTTGCTCGATCTACGCTCAACCATGATGATATTTTTATTCTGGATACCGAGTCAAAAATCTTCCAATTTAATGGTTCCAACTCATCTATTCAAGAAAGGGCTAAAGCATTGGAAGTTGTACAATATATTAAGGATACTTACCATGATGGCAAATGTGAAGTGGCTTCTATTG AGGATGGAAAGCTGATGGCAGATTCTGAATCTGGAGAATTCTGGGGTTTGTTTGGTGGCTTTGCTCCTCTTCCACGAAAAACAGTCAGTGATGATGATAAGCCAGTTGCTTCTCATCCTCCAAAGTTGCTTTG TGTTGAAGATGGGAAGGAAAAGCCTATTGAAACTGATTCTTTGACAAAGGAATTACTGGATACCAACAAATGCTATATTTTAGATTGTGGGTTGGAGGTGTTTGTTTGGACGGGAAGAAACACATCCCTTGATGAAAGAAAAAGCGCAAGTGGAGCTTCAGAT GAACTAGTCCGTAGCACCAATAGACCAAAATCCCAGATAATCCGCGTAATTGAAGGATTTGAGACAGTGATGTTCAGGTCCAAATTTGATTCTTGGCCTCAGACAACTAATGTAACAATGTCTGAAGATGGTCGTGGCAAGGTAGCAG CACTTCTTAAACGTCAAGGATTGGATGTCAAGGGCCTCTTGAAAGCTGATCCAGTAAAAGAAGAACCTCAACCCTACATAGATTGCACAGGACATTTACAG GTTTGGCGTGTGAATGGTCAAGAAAAGAATCTTCTTGCAGCCACTGACCAGTCAAAGTTTTATAGCGGAGATTGCTACATCTTTCAGTATTCATACCCTGGAGAAGATAGGGAGGAACATCTTATAGGAACATGGATTGGAAAGAACAGTGTTGAG GGAGAAAGAGCTTCAGCTCTTACACTAGCAAGAAAAATGGTTGAGTCGATGAAGTTTCTCCCATccatg GCTCGTATTTATGAAGGCAGTGAACCAATTCAATTTCATTCCATTCTCCAAAGCTTTATTGTTTATAAG GGCGGACTTAGTGATGCATACAAGAATTACACCGCGGAGAAGGAAATTCCAGATGAGACTTACAGTGAGAACAGTGTTGCATTATTCCGCATCCAGGGCTCAGGACCAGAAAATATGCAAGCTATACAAGTTGACTCA ATCGCATCCTCCTTGAATTCCTCTCATTGCTACATACTTCATAGTGAGTCCACTGTTTTTACTTGGTCTGGAAACCTTACAACTTCAGATGACCAGGAACTCGTTGAGAGAATGCTGGATTTGATAAAG CCGGATTTACAATGCAAACCACAAAGGGAAGGTGCAGAATCTGAACAGTTTTGGGAATTGTTAGGAGGAAAATCAGAATATCCCACTCAAAAGATTGCGAGGGATGGTGAAAATGATCCTCACCTATTTTCTTGCAATTTCTCAGAAG GAAATTTAAAG GTGACAGAGATACACAACTTTTCCCAGGATGATTTGATGACAGAAGATATCTTTGTCTTAGATTGTCACTCTGAAATCTTTGTATGGGTCGGCCAGCAGGTTGACCCGAAAAGTAGAATGCAGGCTCTACCAATTGGTGAG AAATTTCTTGAGAGTGATTTTCTTCTAGAAACATTATCTCATGTTGCTCCGATATATATTGTCATGGAAGGAAGTGAGCCGCCTTTCTTCACTCGCTTCTTTAAATGGGATTCTGCAAAATCTGCA ATGCTGGGAAACTCATTTCAAAGAAAGCTTGCAATCATGAAAAATGGGGGCACTGCACCTTTGGTT AAACCCAAAAGAAGAGCATCTGTATCTTATGGGGGAAGGTCTAGTGGTCTGCCAGAGAAATCTCAGCGCTCCCGCAGTATGTCTGTTAGTCCTGACCGTGTTCGTGTGAGAGGAAGATCTCCAGCCTTCAATGCATTGGCAGCTACTTTCGAGAGCTCAAATGTTAGAAACCTTTCAACTCCACCCCCAATGATTAGAAAACTGTATCCAAAATCTATGACACCAGATTCAGCAACACTTGCACCTAAATCTTCAGCCATATCTAGCCTTACGTCCACTTTTGAACGACCATCAGCACGAGATAATTTGATTCCTCGGTCACTTAAAG GGAGTACAGATACCGCCAAATCGAACCCAGAGAGAAATAGCGACACGGAGAATTCTACAAGCAGCAGAGAAGAATCTAATACTATACAGGAAGATGGTGAAGCTGAAGATGTTGAAGATCTTCCAGTTTACCCATATGAACGTGTTAACACCGCTTCTACAGATCCTATGCCTGGCATTGACGTGACTAAACGAGAG GCTTATCTGTCACCTGATGAGTTCAAAGAGAGACTGAAGATGGCTAAGAATGAGTTTTACAAGTTGCcaagatggaaacaaaacaaactcaagatgGCTGTTCAGCTATTCTGA